Proteins found in one Streptomyces sp. CB09001 genomic segment:
- a CDS encoding glycerophosphoryl diester phosphodiesterase membrane domain-containing protein: protein MNDTPGWASPGSAPSDGHEPGASGPAEPADRPAGPDQPAPPADRPGADPTSPGTKWSKEQPPPGQWSAPTGPADRGQAAPPPPPGPGWGTPPPGPPGGGYGGYGGPGRPGGYGGQGGGYGAPGGHGGWGGGWGGPPPAAKPGVIPLRPLGVGEILDGAVSTMRTYWRTVLGISLTVAIFTEVIVVLLQGLVLDDTGSEALNDPDATLSELGDALAETTINSGVIFLISLIGTVLATALLTTVTSRAVLGRPVTTGEAWRDARPQVLKLFGLILLLLLIVAGLVTAGMTPGLLVTATAGGDAGVALTALGFLAGGVVAVWLMVRFSLASPALMLEKQGIKKAMGRSVKLVRGSWWRVFGIQLLATVIANVVASIIVIPFAFLAATLGGDGVGGFLDGTGDLGWTFLVVSGIGSVIGSMITFPITAGVTVLLYIDQRIRREALDLELARAAGAQGSGPQGSGASGAVPGS from the coding sequence ATGAACGACACTCCGGGCTGGGCATCGCCCGGATCCGCCCCCTCCGACGGGCACGAGCCCGGCGCGTCCGGCCCCGCCGAGCCCGCCGACCGCCCCGCCGGCCCCGATCAGCCCGCGCCGCCCGCGGACCGACCGGGTGCGGACCCGACGAGCCCCGGCACGAAGTGGTCCAAGGAACAGCCGCCTCCCGGCCAGTGGTCCGCCCCCACCGGCCCCGCGGACCGGGGCCAGGCCGCGCCTCCCCCACCGCCCGGCCCCGGCTGGGGCACCCCGCCGCCCGGACCCCCCGGAGGCGGCTACGGAGGCTACGGCGGCCCCGGGCGCCCCGGCGGATACGGCGGCCAGGGAGGGGGCTACGGCGCCCCCGGTGGACACGGCGGCTGGGGAGGCGGCTGGGGCGGTCCCCCGCCCGCGGCCAAGCCCGGCGTGATCCCGCTCCGCCCGCTCGGTGTCGGCGAGATCCTCGACGGCGCCGTCTCCACCATGCGCACCTACTGGCGCACCGTCCTCGGCATCTCCCTGACCGTCGCCATCTTCACCGAGGTCATCGTCGTGCTGCTCCAGGGCCTCGTCCTGGACGACACCGGCAGCGAGGCCCTCAACGACCCCGACGCCACCCTGAGCGAACTCGGCGACGCGCTGGCCGAGACCACGATCAACTCGGGGGTCATCTTCCTGATCTCCCTGATCGGCACCGTCCTGGCCACGGCCCTGCTCACCACCGTCACCAGCCGCGCCGTACTCGGCAGGCCGGTGACCACCGGCGAGGCCTGGCGCGACGCCCGCCCGCAGGTGCTGAAGCTGTTCGGCCTGATCCTCCTGCTGCTCCTCATCGTCGCCGGACTCGTCACGGCCGGTATGACACCCGGTCTCCTCGTCACCGCCACCGCGGGCGGCGATGCCGGAGTGGCCCTGACCGCCCTGGGCTTCCTGGCGGGCGGCGTCGTCGCGGTCTGGCTCATGGTCCGCTTCTCGCTGGCGTCCCCCGCGCTGATGCTGGAGAAGCAGGGCATCAAGAAGGCGATGGGCCGCTCGGTGAAGCTGGTGCGCGGCTCCTGGTGGCGCGTCTTCGGCATCCAGCTGCTCGCCACGGTCATCGCCAACGTCGTCGCGTCGATCATCGTCATCCCCTTCGCCTTCCTCGCCGCGACCCTCGGCGGCGACGGCGTCGGCGGCTTCCTGGACGGCACCGGCGACCTCGGCTGGACGTTCCTCGTCGTCAGCGGCATCGGCTCGGTGATCGGCTCCATGATCACCTTCCCGATCACGGCGGGCGTGACCGTGCTGCTCTACATCGATCAGCGCATCCGCCGCGAGGCCCTCGACCTCGAACTGGCCCGCGCCGCCGGGGCCCAGGGCTCCGGCCCGCAGGGCTCCGGTGCCTCCGGCGCCGTCCCGGGGAGCTGA
- a CDS encoding DUF4129 domain-containing protein, producing MLARTAARTVSRSGDEPPVTIPRDPAREAARRELSKRMYHENDPSWFQRALNAFWDWVEELFGKASTATPGGTLGLVVVVVAVLAALGALWWRLGTPRRGPVSAPALFDDRPRSAADHRAAAQAHAAQGHWNQAVQERMRAVVRALEERALLDIRPGRTADEAATEAGHALPAHKDRLRAAARDFDDVAYGGRPGSEESYRRLTELDHDLDRSKPDLASSTAGGRTGDATDRDTRRGAAE from the coding sequence GTGCTGGCACGCACGGCCGCACGAACGGTGTCGCGCTCCGGCGACGAACCACCGGTGACGATCCCGCGCGACCCCGCGCGGGAGGCCGCGCGGCGCGAGCTGTCCAAGCGGATGTACCACGAGAACGACCCCAGCTGGTTCCAGCGGGCCCTGAACGCCTTCTGGGACTGGGTCGAGGAGCTGTTCGGCAAGGCGTCCACCGCGACACCCGGGGGAACGCTCGGCCTGGTGGTCGTCGTCGTAGCCGTCCTGGCGGCGCTGGGCGCCCTCTGGTGGCGCCTGGGCACCCCACGCCGCGGACCCGTCTCCGCCCCCGCCCTCTTCGACGACCGTCCCCGCAGCGCCGCCGACCACCGCGCCGCCGCCCAGGCACACGCCGCCCAAGGACACTGGAACCAGGCGGTCCAGGAACGCATGCGGGCCGTCGTCCGCGCCCTCGAGGAACGCGCCCTGCTCGACATCCGCCCCGGCCGCACCGCCGACGAGGCGGCCACCGAGGCTGGCCACGCCCTGCCGGCCCACAAGGACCGGCTGCGCGCCGCCGCACGGGACTTCGACGACGTCGCATACGGCGGCCGGCCCGGCAGCGAAGAGTCGTACCGGCGCCTCACCGAACTCGACCACGACCTGGACCGCAGCAAGCCGGACCTGGCGAGCAGCACGGCAGGCGGCCGCACGGGCGATGCCACGGACCGGGACACCCGCCGGGGAGCCGCCGAATGA
- a CDS encoding DUF4350 domain-containing protein — protein sequence MTTEATLPTTAASPTARQVWTRARGIALALVLLLVGAVAIAVVRSDARHGELDPRSADPYGSRAVAELLADRGVSTRVVTTLDEARAAAGPDTTLLVAVPDLLTERQQTRLHSATTGSGGRTVLVAPGGGAVERLAPGVTADPALSVDSTLAPACDLPAARRAGSADTGGIRYSTHLEADACYPSRRLATLLRIPAPSTKASAEGTPGDTVVLGARDILFNNHLDEHGNASLALQLLGSRDHLVWYLPSLSDLPDPDDERGFFDLLPSGWLWGTLQLFIAAALAALWRARRLGPLVPEKLPVAIRASETVEGRARLYRKANARDRAATALRSATRTRLAPLVGVPVTQAHTPESLLPALSAHLHGAHGDGQALHTLLFGPPPGDDAALIALADQLDALEREVRRP from the coding sequence ATGACCACCGAGGCCACGCTTCCCACCACCGCGGCCTCGCCCACCGCCCGCCAGGTGTGGACCCGCGCGCGGGGCATCGCACTCGCCCTGGTCCTGCTGCTCGTCGGGGCCGTCGCCATCGCGGTCGTCCGCTCGGACGCCCGGCACGGGGAACTCGACCCGCGCTCCGCCGACCCCTACGGCAGCCGCGCCGTCGCCGAACTCCTCGCCGACCGGGGGGTCTCCACGCGCGTGGTCACCACCCTGGACGAAGCACGGGCCGCGGCCGGACCCGACACCACCCTGCTGGTCGCCGTGCCCGACCTCCTGACGGAACGCCAGCAGACGCGGCTGCACTCGGCGACGACCGGCTCCGGCGGCCGCACCGTCCTGGTCGCCCCCGGCGGCGGTGCCGTCGAACGCCTCGCCCCCGGCGTCACCGCCGACCCCGCGCTCAGCGTCGACTCGACGCTGGCCCCCGCCTGCGACCTGCCCGCCGCACGGCGCGCGGGCAGCGCCGACACCGGCGGCATCCGCTACAGCACCCACCTCGAAGCCGACGCCTGCTACCCCAGCCGGCGCCTGGCCACCCTCCTGCGCATCCCCGCCCCGTCCACGAAGGCGTCCGCGGAGGGCACCCCGGGCGACACCGTCGTCCTCGGCGCCCGCGACATCCTCTTCAACAACCACCTCGACGAGCACGGCAACGCCTCGCTCGCTCTCCAACTCCTCGGCTCCCGCGACCACCTGGTCTGGTACCTCCCCTCCCTCTCCGACCTCCCGGACCCGGACGACGAACGCGGCTTCTTCGACCTGCTCCCGTCCGGCTGGCTCTGGGGCACCCTGCAGCTCTTCATCGCCGCCGCCCTCGCCGCCCTGTGGCGGGCACGCCGACTCGGCCCCCTGGTGCCCGAAAAACTTCCCGTCGCGATCCGCGCCTCCGAAACCGTCGAAGGCCGCGCCCGCCTCTACCGCAAGGCCAACGCCCGCGACCGCGCCGCCACCGCTCTTCGCTCCGCCACCCGCACCCGCCTCGCCCCCCTCGTAGGCGTCCCCGTCACCCAGGCGCACACGCCCGAGTCCCTGCTCCCCGCCCTGTCCGCCCACCTCCACGGTGCACACGGCGACGGACAGGCCCTGCACACCCTCCTCTTCGGCCCGCCGCCCGGCGACGACGCGGCCCTCATCGCACTCGCCGACCAACTCGACGCCCTCGAAAGAGAGGTACGCCGTCCATGA
- a CDS encoding MoxR family ATPase codes for MMDPSTDNAGQSAAPGNARAALEALRAEIAKAVVGQDAAVTGLVVALLCRGHVLLEGVPGVAKTLLVRTLAAATELDTKRVQFTPDLMPSDVTGSLVYDARTTEFSFQPGPVFTNLLLADEINRTPPKTQSSLLEAMEERQVTVDGTPRPLPEPFLVAATQNPVEYEGTYPLPEAQLDRFLLKLTVPLPTRQDEIDVLTRHAAGFNPRDLHAAGVRPVAGAADLEAARSEAAKTTVSPEITAYVVDICRATRDSPSLTLGVSPRGATALLSTARAWAWLTGRDYVTPDDVKALALPTLRHRVQLRPEAEMEGVTADSVINAILAHVPVPR; via the coding sequence ATGATGGACCCGAGCACTGACAACGCCGGGCAGTCCGCGGCCCCGGGCAACGCCCGCGCCGCCCTCGAAGCCCTGCGCGCCGAGATCGCCAAGGCCGTGGTCGGCCAGGACGCCGCCGTGACCGGCCTCGTCGTAGCCCTGCTCTGCCGCGGTCACGTCCTGCTCGAAGGCGTCCCCGGGGTCGCCAAGACGCTGCTCGTCCGCACCCTCGCCGCGGCCACCGAACTCGACACCAAACGCGTCCAGTTCACCCCCGACCTGATGCCGAGCGACGTCACCGGATCCCTGGTCTACGACGCCCGCACCACCGAGTTCTCCTTCCAGCCGGGCCCGGTCTTCACCAACCTCCTGCTCGCCGACGAGATCAACCGCACTCCCCCGAAGACCCAGTCGTCCCTCCTCGAAGCCATGGAGGAACGCCAGGTCACGGTGGACGGCACGCCCCGCCCGCTCCCCGAGCCCTTCCTCGTCGCGGCCACCCAGAACCCGGTCGAGTACGAGGGCACCTACCCCCTCCCGGAAGCTCAGCTGGACCGCTTCCTCCTCAAACTCACCGTCCCCCTCCCCACCCGCCAGGACGAGATCGACGTCCTCACCCGCCACGCGGCCGGCTTCAACCCGCGCGACCTGCACGCCGCCGGCGTACGCCCCGTCGCCGGCGCCGCCGACCTGGAGGCCGCCCGCTCGGAGGCCGCCAAGACGACGGTCTCCCCGGAGATCACCGCCTACGTCGTCGACATCTGCCGCGCCACCCGTGACTCGCCGTCCCTCACCCTCGGCGTCTCCCCGCGCGGCGCCACGGCCCTGCTGTCGACCGCCCGCGCCTGGGCCTGGCTCACCGGCCGCGACTACGTCACCCCCGACGACGTCAAGGCCCTGGCCCTCCCCACCCTCCGGCACCGCGTACAACTCCGCCCGGAGGCCGAGATGGAGGGCGTGACCGCCGACTCGGTCATCAACGCGATCCTCGCCCACGTCCCCGTTCCCCGCTGA
- a CDS encoding DUF58 domain-containing protein — translation MALTGRAALIAALASVPVGIWDPSWTGILAVNAPLAAACACDFALAAPVRRLGLTRSGDTSARLGDTADVTLTVTNPSGRPLRARLRDAWPPSSWQPGTETVASRHSLTVPAGERRRVTTRLRPTRRGDRHADRVTIRSYGPLGLLTRQGTHRVPWTVRVLPPFTSRKHLPSKLSRLRELDGRTSVLTRGEGTEFDSLREYVPGDDTRSIDWRATARHSTVAVRTWRPERDRHILLVLDTGRTSAGRVGDAPRLDAAMDAALLLAALASRAGDRVDLLAYDRRVRALLQGRTAGDLLPSLVNALAAVEPELVETDARGLTATALRSAPRRSLIVLFTTLDSAPIEEGLLPVLPQLTQRHTVLVASVADPHVSAMAAARGHTDAVYEAAAAAQAQSERRHIADQLRRHGVTVVDATPDELPPALADAYLELKAAGRL, via the coding sequence ATGGCACTCACCGGACGCGCCGCGCTCATCGCGGCCCTGGCCTCCGTCCCCGTCGGCATCTGGGATCCCAGCTGGACGGGCATTCTCGCGGTCAACGCCCCGCTGGCCGCGGCCTGCGCCTGCGACTTCGCCCTGGCCGCCCCCGTACGCCGCCTCGGCCTCACCCGCTCCGGCGACACGTCCGCCCGCCTGGGTGACACCGCCGATGTGACCCTGACGGTCACCAACCCGTCGGGCCGCCCGCTCCGGGCCCGCCTGCGCGACGCGTGGCCGCCCAGCAGCTGGCAGCCCGGCACCGAGACGGTGGCCTCCCGCCACAGCCTGACCGTGCCCGCCGGCGAACGCCGCCGCGTCACCACCCGCCTGCGCCCCACCCGCCGCGGCGACCGCCACGCCGACCGCGTCACGATCCGCTCGTACGGCCCCCTGGGCCTCCTCACCCGCCAAGGCACCCACCGGGTCCCCTGGACGGTACGCGTCCTCCCCCCGTTCACCAGCCGCAAGCACCTCCCCTCCAAGCTGTCCCGGCTCCGCGAACTCGACGGCCGCACCAGCGTCCTCACCCGCGGTGAGGGCACCGAGTTCGACAGCCTGCGCGAGTACGTCCCCGGCGACGACACCCGTTCCATCGACTGGCGCGCGACGGCCCGCCACTCCACCGTCGCCGTACGCACCTGGCGCCCCGAACGCGACCGGCACATCCTGCTCGTCCTCGACACCGGCCGTACCTCGGCCGGTCGCGTGGGAGACGCCCCTCGCCTCGACGCCGCCATGGACGCCGCCCTGCTCCTGGCCGCCCTGGCCTCCCGCGCCGGTGACCGGGTCGACCTCCTCGCCTACGACCGCCGGGTACGCGCCCTGCTCCAGGGCCGCACCGCCGGCGATCTTCTTCCCTCCCTGGTCAACGCCCTGGCGGCCGTGGAACCCGAGCTGGTGGAGACCGACGCGCGTGGCCTCACCGCCACCGCTCTCCGGTCGGCCCCTCGCCGGTCCCTGATCGTCCTGTTCACGACTCTCGACTCGGCCCCGATCGAGGAAGGGCTGCTCCCCGTCCTGCCACAGCTGACCCAGCGCCACACGGTCCTCGTGGCCTCGGTGGCCGACCCGCACGTCTCCGCCATGGCCGCGGCCCGCGGCCACACAGATGCCGTGTACGAGGCCGCGGCGGCCGCACAGGCCCAGTCCGAGCGCCGCCACATCGCCGACCAGCTCCGCCGGCACGGCGTCACGGTCGTCGACGCGACCCCGGACGAGCTTCCTCCGGCACTCGCGGACGCCTACCTGGAACTCAAAGCCGCAGGCCGCCTATAA
- a CDS encoding stage II sporulation protein M, whose product MDLDVFVSAHRAEWDRLDALLRRRRRLTGPETDELVALYQRTATHLSLIQSSAPDPQLTGRLSQLVARARSVVTGTRRASWRDVTRFLTQQFPAAVYRARHWWVPTALLSTAVAALLGWWIGTHPEVQSTIAAPSELRELTRPGGQYETYYSSNPAASFAAQVWTNNAWAAALCLILGVFLGLPVIWILFQNMLNLGVGFGLMSSAGRLDTFLGLVLPHGLLELTAVFVAAGTGLRLGWTLIDPGPRTRRIALAEEGRAAIGMAVGLALVLFVSGAIEGFVTPSGLPTWARITIGVVAELAFLAYVYVLGGRAARAGDTGDVEPAERSATVPTAA is encoded by the coding sequence ATGGACCTCGACGTCTTCGTCTCCGCCCACCGCGCGGAGTGGGACCGCCTCGACGCCCTCCTCCGGCGCCGGCGCCGGCTGACCGGTCCGGAGACCGACGAACTCGTCGCCCTCTACCAGCGCACGGCCACCCATCTCTCCCTGATCCAGTCCAGCGCGCCCGATCCCCAGCTGACCGGACGTCTGAGCCAACTGGTGGCACGCGCGCGCAGTGTCGTGACAGGCACCCGACGCGCCTCCTGGCGCGACGTCACGCGCTTCCTGACCCAGCAGTTCCCGGCGGCCGTCTACCGTGCCCGCCACTGGTGGGTCCCCACCGCCCTCCTGTCGACCGCCGTCGCGGCCCTGCTGGGGTGGTGGATCGGCACCCATCCGGAGGTGCAGTCCACCATCGCCGCCCCGAGCGAACTGCGCGAGCTGACCCGCCCCGGTGGCCAGTACGAGACGTACTACTCGAGCAATCCGGCCGCCTCGTTCGCTGCCCAGGTGTGGACGAACAACGCCTGGGCCGCCGCGCTCTGCCTCATCCTGGGCGTCTTCCTGGGGCTGCCCGTCATCTGGATCCTCTTCCAGAACATGCTCAACCTCGGTGTCGGCTTCGGTCTGATGTCGTCGGCCGGCCGCCTCGACACCTTCCTCGGCCTGGTCCTCCCACACGGCCTGCTCGAACTGACGGCGGTGTTCGTCGCCGCGGGCACCGGCCTGCGCCTGGGCTGGACCCTGATCGACCCGGGTCCCCGTACCCGGCGCATCGCCCTCGCAGAGGAGGGCCGGGCAGCCATCGGCATGGCGGTCGGCCTCGCCCTCGTCCTCTTCGTGTCCGGCGCCATCGAAGGCTTCGTCACCCCGTCCGGTCTGCCCACCTGGGCCCGCATCACCATTGGCGTCGTCGCCGAGCTGGCCTTCCTGGCCTACGTCTACGTTCTGGGCGGCCGTGCCGCGCGCGCCGGCGACACGGGCGACGTCGAGCCCGCTGAACGCAGCGCCACGGTGCCAACGGCCGCCTGA
- a CDS encoding RDD family protein: MSELVTGEAVALELRPARLPSRALAVLLDLAVAVAVYVAVTVALMAATSSLDVAAQTALSIAAFVLVLVGGPIAVETLSHGRSLGKMACGLRVVRDDGGPIRFRHSLVRGLIGVIEILMTLGVIACVASLVSARGRRLGDVFAGTLVVRERVPFSSAGFMPPPPPWLAGRFSGLDLSAVPDDLWLAVRQYLARMGQLDPRVGWAMAERLAADVAARTGAPVPREVPPPAYLAAVLQERQAREAWRAFGGASAAERAAGSVPVAPAPPAPPAVPSSPPTAPPPAPSPGGGPAVPRDVPSDRRSGTGFVPPA, encoded by the coding sequence GTGAGCGAGCTGGTGACGGGCGAGGCCGTGGCGCTGGAGCTGCGCCCCGCGAGGCTGCCCAGCAGGGCGCTGGCCGTCCTGCTCGACCTGGCGGTGGCCGTGGCCGTCTACGTGGCGGTGACGGTCGCCCTGATGGCGGCCACCTCGTCCCTGGACGTGGCGGCGCAGACCGCGCTGTCGATCGCGGCCTTCGTCCTCGTACTGGTGGGCGGGCCGATCGCCGTCGAGACGCTGAGCCATGGGCGGTCGCTCGGGAAGATGGCGTGCGGGCTGCGGGTGGTGCGGGACGACGGCGGGCCGATCCGGTTCCGGCACTCGTTGGTGCGGGGCTTGATCGGAGTGATCGAGATCCTCATGACGCTCGGCGTCATCGCTTGTGTCGCCTCACTGGTGTCGGCGCGGGGACGGCGGCTCGGCGACGTGTTCGCGGGCACCCTCGTCGTGCGGGAGAGGGTGCCGTTCTCGTCGGCGGGCTTCATGCCGCCGCCTCCGCCCTGGCTGGCGGGGCGGTTCTCGGGGCTCGACCTGTCCGCGGTGCCCGACGATCTGTGGCTTGCCGTCCGTCAGTACCTGGCGCGGATGGGGCAGCTGGACCCGCGCGTCGGCTGGGCCATGGCCGAGCGGCTCGCCGCGGACGTGGCGGCGCGTACGGGGGCTCCGGTGCCGCGGGAGGTGCCGCCGCCCGCGTATCTGGCGGCGGTGCTGCAGGAACGGCAGGCCCGGGAGGCCTGGCGGGCGTTCGGCGGCGCTTCGGCGGCCGAGAGGGCTGCCGGGTCGGTGCCGGTGGCTCCCGCGCCGCCCGCCCCGCCGGCTGTGCCGTCGTCTCCGCCGACTGCCCCGCCGCCCGCGCCGTCACCGGGTGGCGGCCCCGCGGTGCCACGGGACGTGCCGTCGGACCGCCGCTCCGGAACCGGGTTCGTGCCGCCGGCGTAG
- the ahcY gene encoding adenosylhomocysteinase, whose amino-acid sequence MTTVDNRQDFKVADLSLAAFGRKEITLAEHEMPGLMAIRKEYAEAQPLAGARVTGSLHMTVQTAVLIETLVALGAEVRWASCNIFSTQDHAAAAIAVGPNGTPDDPQGVPVFAWKGETLQEYWWCTEQALTWPNTPTGGPNMILDDGGDATLLVHKGVEYEKDGKVPSVDTAESDEHRVILELLTRTVGESPQKWTQLASEIRGVTEETTTGVHRLYGMHRDGTLLFPAINVNDAVTKSKFDNKYGCRHSLVDGINRATDVLIGGKTAVICGYGDVGKGCAESLRGQGARVIITEIDPICALQAAMDGFQVTTLDEVVDKADIFVTTTGNKDIIMASDMAKMKHQAIVGNIGHFDNEIDMAGLAKTPGIVKDEVKPQVHTWTYPDGKVLIVLSEGRLLNLGNATGHPSFVMSNSFADQTLAQIELFTKPDEYPTDVYVLPKHLDEKVARLHLDSLGVKLTTLRPEQADYIGVKVEGPYKADHYRY is encoded by the coding sequence ATGACGACTGTCGACAACCGACAGGACTTCAAGGTCGCCGACCTCTCCCTGGCCGCGTTCGGCCGCAAGGAGATCACCCTCGCCGAGCACGAGATGCCGGGACTCATGGCGATCCGCAAGGAGTACGCCGAGGCCCAGCCGCTCGCCGGCGCCCGCGTCACCGGCTCCCTGCACATGACCGTGCAGACCGCCGTGCTCATCGAGACCCTCGTCGCCCTCGGCGCCGAGGTCCGCTGGGCCTCCTGCAACATCTTCTCCACCCAGGACCACGCGGCCGCCGCCATCGCCGTCGGCCCGAACGGCACGCCCGACGACCCGCAGGGCGTCCCGGTCTTCGCCTGGAAGGGCGAGACCCTTCAGGAGTACTGGTGGTGCACGGAGCAGGCACTGACCTGGCCGAACACCCCCACCGGCGGCCCGAACATGATCCTGGACGACGGCGGTGACGCCACTCTCCTCGTCCACAAGGGCGTCGAGTACGAGAAGGACGGCAAGGTCCCCTCGGTCGACACCGCCGAGTCCGACGAGCACCGCGTCATCCTCGAGCTCCTCACCCGCACGGTCGGCGAGAGCCCGCAGAAGTGGACCCAGCTGGCGTCCGAGATCCGCGGCGTGACCGAGGAGACCACGACCGGCGTCCACCGCCTGTACGGGATGCACCGCGACGGCACCCTGCTGTTCCCGGCGATCAACGTCAACGACGCGGTCACCAAGTCGAAGTTCGACAACAAGTACGGCTGCCGCCACTCCCTGGTCGACGGCATCAACCGCGCCACCGACGTCCTGATCGGCGGCAAGACCGCCGTCATCTGCGGCTACGGCGACGTCGGCAAGGGCTGCGCGGAGTCCCTGCGCGGCCAGGGCGCCCGCGTGATCATCACCGAGATCGACCCGATCTGCGCCCTGCAGGCGGCGATGGACGGCTTCCAGGTCACGACGCTCGACGAGGTCGTCGACAAGGCCGACATCTTCGTCACCACGACCGGCAACAAGGACATCATCATGGCCTCGGACATGGCCAAGATGAAGCACCAGGCCATCGTCGGCAACATCGGCCACTTCGACAACGAGATCGACATGGCCGGCCTCGCCAAGACCCCCGGCATCGTCAAGGACGAGGTCAAGCCGCAGGTCCACACCTGGACCTACCCCGACGGCAAGGTGCTCATCGTCCTCTCCGAGGGCCGCCTGCTGAACCTGGGCAACGCCACCGGCCACCCGTCGTTCGTGATGTCCAACTCCTTCGCGGACCAGACCCTGGCCCAGATCGAGCTGTTCACCAAGCCCGACGAGTACCCGACCGACGTCTACGTGCTGCCGAAGCACCTGGACGAGAAGGTCGCCCGGCTCCACCTCGACTCCCTCGGCGTCAAGCTGACCACGCTCCGCCCGGAGCAGGCCGACTACATCGGCGTCAAGGTCGAGGGCCCCTACAAGGCGGACCACTACCGCTACTGA
- a CDS encoding cation diffusion facilitator family transporter: protein MSASGGTRAIVAALLANLSIAVAKFVAFLFSGSSSMLAESVHSLADSGNQGLLLLGGKRAQRVATPQHPFGFGRERYIYAFLVSIVLFSVGGMFALYEGYEKIKHPHELEHWYWPVGVLVFAIIAEGFSFRTAIKESNPLRGKKSWKEFIRHAKAPELPVVLLEDLGALVGLILALGGVGLALLTGDGVWDGVGTLCIGILLILIALVLAVETKSLLLGEAAGADAVRQIEAAAVAGDTVTGIIHMRTLHLGPEELLVAAKIAVRHDGTATEIASAIDAAESRIREAVPIARVIYLEPDIYSESEAAKGPDPEATPGGPTTPPAAH, encoded by the coding sequence ATGAGCGCGTCAGGCGGAACCAGGGCGATCGTGGCGGCACTGCTCGCCAACCTCTCGATCGCGGTAGCGAAATTCGTGGCGTTCCTCTTCAGCGGATCGTCGTCGATGCTCGCCGAGTCCGTGCACTCCCTCGCCGACTCCGGCAACCAGGGCCTGCTGCTCCTGGGCGGCAAGCGGGCCCAGCGCGTGGCCACCCCGCAACACCCCTTCGGCTTCGGCCGCGAGCGCTACATCTACGCCTTCCTCGTCTCCATCGTGCTCTTCTCGGTCGGCGGCATGTTCGCCCTCTACGAGGGCTACGAGAAGATCAAGCACCCGCACGAACTGGAGCACTGGTACTGGCCGGTGGGCGTCCTGGTCTTCGCGATCATCGCCGAGGGCTTCTCCTTCCGGACCGCCATCAAGGAGTCCAACCCCCTGCGCGGCAAGAAGTCCTGGAAGGAGTTCATCCGCCACGCCAAGGCCCCGGAGCTGCCCGTCGTCCTCCTGGAGGACCTCGGCGCCCTCGTCGGCCTGATCCTCGCCCTCGGCGGCGTCGGCCTCGCCCTGCTCACCGGCGACGGCGTCTGGGACGGCGTCGGCACCCTGTGCATCGGCATCCTGCTCATCCTGATCGCGCTGGTCCTCGCCGTCGAGACCAAGTCCCTGCTGCTCGGTGAGGCCGCGGGCGCCGACGCGGTCCGGCAGATCGAGGCCGCGGCCGTCGCCGGGGACACCGTCACCGGCATCATCCACATGCGCACCCTCCACCTCGGCCCCGAGGAACTGCTCGTCGCCGCCAAGATCGCCGTCCGGCACGACGGCACGGCCACGGAGATCGCCTCCGCGATCGACGCCGCCGAGTCCCGCATCCGCGAGGCGGTCCCGATCGCCCGCGTCATCTACCTGGAACCGGACATCTACAGCGAGTCCGAGGCCGCCAAGGGCCCCGACCCCGAGGCGACCCCGGGCGGCCCGACCACCCCGCCCGCCGCCCACTGA